The DNA region CAAAAGCTGCTGGCCTTTTATGAGCAGCTGTAATGGTGTTCACATGGCTTTTATAAAGAGCTAGGTCACCTCTCCTTATTTGTTCAGGTGGCGTTGGACTGATACCACGGGGTTATTCTCATCAAATGTATTGTGTATTAAGGTGTATCAAGTAATTTGGAACGAAATGTCTCCTCGCTTTACAAAGCTCAGCCTGGTGAAAAGCCAAAGCCAAGCAGATCGTTGAGGATATGTCGCTCTTCCATCGAATTTAGACGTATGACCCATGGGTGAAAAAGGGTAAGACGATATGCTAAGATGGGTGTAGCCTCTGAATGACCACAAGACGCAATAGAACGCTGGAAAGGAGATGATAAAAAACAAGATGCCTTGCTTGTTTTCTGACTGGTGCTTCTCATGGCTGTATGTCCTGTTGTACCGGTTACTGGGGTCGAGGGCACCTTGTTTGCAAATGCGCCAAAATCATAACCTCAACGCCGTGCTCAATGCAGTTCCGTTCCTGGATGCAGATCCGTAAAAAGCCGGTCACCCTCAAGAGATATCTCTCATCTGGGGCTTGGAATCCAATCCAAGGAAGTCGGCAGCCATCAGGAGCTCGAGGCAGATGTCCACAGGGATGTCCATATCTGGGACATCGGTCTGGTTGCGGTTCGCATAATGGTAGTGAAAGTACTCGACAACCTTTTCCAGAACAGGACCTCTTTGTTTGAGAGTTAGCACTTCCCCTTCTTTcgggaaaagaaggagactTGTGTATCCAGGCGGTGTGTGCGGTGTGTGGTAGCGTAGTGAACAATCAGATCAAGTGTAGAGTAGCCTCATGCAGTCCAGGATGGCTCCCGCAACGGCGAAAGTAGCCTGGTCCGTCGTTGATATAATAAAGCATGCAGTATCATCATGTGATATGGCCATGACTTGTGGAAACAGGGAAGAGAGAAGGAAAGCTTACCGAATCTCGCCAAACTCACAGCGACCAGTTTGCGCCTCTCTGAAAGGACCCCTCAGCATGGCTCCTATGGTTTCACTAACCAGAGCAGCCTCCCGCAGGACGACAAACTCGAAGCCATCGTATGAGATGAGCGTGATGTACTTGCTGTCGGACATTGTGTATGCCAAGCCAGTTAGCAGTGGGCTGCTGcgtggagggaggaggttggagagccgcagcagcggcagcgacgGTTCAAGAAAGAGATTTCTCGGTGGCACCGGACCCGACAAGAAAGAGGCGGCGCTGATAAAGGGTAGTGTATTATTATGCGTCGCAGCCAGGTGACACGGACCCGGGAAATATGGAAATAGGGAAAACAGAGAAATAGAGGTGGCTGGTTTCTGACGATGGTGAAGAGAGAATTTTCAAAGAGGAGGTGCAGAAAGAAAATGACTGCAATGTGGTTTGCTGGCGCCAAGCCGACGATAACCCGAGAACAGGCACTGTCCACCAGCCACGTTCACAACCAAGGCAGCTGAAAACCCCACTGGTCGGACGGTCTCGGCAGCTTTGCAACCTGGCACcgctgttggtggtggtccagTAGATGTGCTGCGCTGTAATCATAGGGCTGGGGTGTGATGGGATGCCGTGCTGTGCCAGATGGCCCAAGAGAAGCGGGAGAAAATTATGAGACAGTGAGGAGTTTTCTCCAGATTCATCTTTTCCCATCCCGTCCTCTTTTTCCCCTCTTACACACCTCACCCACAGCGCTGCCGCCACAACTGCaagtcatcatcaacatccaacttccaggttgaagaagaagcctgTTTTAGTGGTCCGTCACCGACAAGGCGCTGACCAGCATCTCCAGTGGGCCCCTTCAACCAATCTTGGCCCCGCGTTTGTGTCATTACCCGACCGCAAGGAACCGTTGCCCCGCCGACTGTTTACATCGACCTCTCCAAGCTGCACCTGCAGCTTGTTTCCCAGTTCCTGCAGCGAACGTCCAGCTTGCTTGTTGCTTGCTGACACCCTGCACTCACTGATCCCATCCCTTCTCCGAGTCGTCCCTGTTTttccccctcaccatcaccatcaccatcaccatcgcgAAGAGCATCGTCAGACGAAATTTTACACCAGAGACGACCCCAATAACCAATTCTTTTACGAGCGCGGTATTTCCAGAGCAGCAGgagtagcagcagcagctagGTACAGCTACAGACAGCTTACGGGCGGGGTGGGGAACAAATTAATTTCGTCCTATAATACCTTGATACCTAGGTATTTTACCGACTCCTTGAATTGGGCGGATACCTCTTGTTGGCCTGTTTCCGCCGCTAGTCGTCTCCCATCCCAActcaaacccccccaaaacacaGTGCAACAGACGCAAACAAATGGCGTCGTCGTACCAACACCGCAACTCACACTACGCCCACGAGCGACATGACAGTAGCGCCTCGCGCAGACCAACATCCGAGAGACGAGACACGCGTGGCACCAGATCGAGCGACGGGACAGTGAGCACCTTCAACAGcatctcgacatcatcgGGCAGAGAATCAGCAGCGACCGCAATGACAAACGAAGGCCCCGCCTACTCCAAGAAAATTGTTGtcgttggcgatggtggttgcGGCAAGACTTGTCTTTTGATTAGTTACAGCCAGGGGTATTTTCCAGAGGTAATTTCGCCCCACGGGTGTCCTGCAGACCAGGCGCGCGCCGAATGCTAACACgagaacaaaacaaaagaaatatGTCCCGACCGTCTTTGAGAACTACATCACctacccaacccatcccccgACTGGTAAGACGGTAGAGCTCGCTCTGTGGGATACGGCCGGGCAGGAAGAATACGACCGCCTTCGGCCCCTGTCATATCCAGAAACCGATCTCATTTTTGTCTGCTTCGCCATCGACTGCCCAAATTCGCTAGAAAATGTCATGGACAAGGtcagtcttttcttttcttttttggtttACAGTCTTGCCTTTTTTGGTGCCCAACTGACACTTTACGAAATAGTGGTATCCAGAGGTCCTTCACTTTTGCCCTTACACCCCACTCATCCTTGTCGGTCTCAAGTCGGATCTCCGCTACAAAAAGACATGCATCGACATGCTGAAAACCCAAGGCCTGATCCCCGTCACTACCCAGCAAGGAGAGGCGGTTGCCGCCAAGATGGGCGCCCAGTACATGGAATGCAGCTCAAAAGAAATGACGGGCGTGGAGGAGATCTTTGAGAGGGCGATCCTTACCGTGGTGGCCAACGACAGGAAAACGCTCGAAGCCGAGGCCGTCAACGGAGGAGGCAGCGTCGGGGATTCGTCTAGCGgaaagaagagggggaggagtgggacTGTGAGCGGTCAAAATATCCCGGGAGTCGGGctggcgaagaagaggaagagcaaATGTTTGATTATGTGATCGAACAAATTTCAGGAGACAGAAGAGATGGGGCGTGGAGAGGGTTAATGATGACCTGACTAACTGCATGATCTGATGCGAACAACGACTTTTGCGTTGAGGgttggttttctttttctctttttcttttctgtctaTTTTTCATtacttcaccaccaccacctttttcttttactgTTGTGTTCATCCTtttctgttcttttttttctctcatACAACTGACTCTGGCTAGCGCTGGCTGGTCGTcaggcatggcatggcaggCAAAATAACGAGCAGGTGAACTGTCTATTTTTCTTGTATGGCTGCTTGTTTTGTTATTTCAGATggtttgttgggggtggtggaaggtgaagagggagttGGGGCAGAGGGCAGGGCAAAGGTACGACTTGGTGATGACGGTGCATGGGAGAGACGAACGGCTGGGATAAGGAAGGGTAGGAAGGCAACAAGGATCAGGTGCCAGAGGCTACGGATAACGCAAGGAAATTATCTGATGGAATATTCAAATTTTGCGGTCGACTGTTGTGTGCGTGTTGTTGGATTGATCGGAGTATTTTGAAAGAGAGAAACCTTACCTACCCCTCCTCGAAGCGtgccccccctttctcttcttttagTTTTTGATTAGAAGAGGTTGATTACAAAGATGGAGTGTGAGCTTTGCTTTTAGATACCCCGAAGGAGAGAACGAGAGATGGATATTTGGGAATGTATAGCACAGGCATGGATTAGGGGGGGCAGAAGTAGAGGAGAGAAGAATCGATGTTTTTATGTGTTCACACCTTTGCCCTGACCCTGGTGTGCGTCGTCCATGGCTGGTATGTATTTTGCGAATAAAAAGGGGGTATCATTTAGAATGTCAATAACTCCGTCAAAACGCCGAGGCCTTTTCCCTACTACCTGCCCATATTCGACTCATACCCTactttcctcttcctcataTCTCGAATCCCCCTCATgttccaccccctccatctcatcacctccctcttcctctgcttCGTCGTGCCCTTCGTCGTGCCCTTCTTGCccatcgccctcctcctcctcctccttggccatcACATTCTCAAACGTGCTCCATAACGCTTCCACAGAGCTGAATTCATTTCCCACGGCGATGACGGCCTCGAGCGAGCGGTTCagcttgttgatgttggctaGGACGTGCTCGAAGCTCTGTTATCACAACAGTTAGGTTAGTTGCACTAAAATATTCATATTGGAGAaccagagagagagaacgaACCATGGCAATCTCTGATATGAGCTCCTCCCTCTGGAGCTCAAAATATGTCTTTTCCCTTGttcccccttctcctgctgccgctgttggTCCAGAGACAGAGTGGGAGCGTTGCCGTTGGGACATTTTGGGCTGGGCTTTTGCTTGGCTTGTAGGTGCTTGTTAAAGCTCGAGAGGTGGTCGCAGTGGGGGGTTCACAGCGAGGGGCAGCAAGGTCATTTAATCAAAACAGCACTGAAATGTGATAGATAGCTTGGATAAAAGCAGCGAGGGTGTGTGTGACGCGACGGACGCGAATCGGGCTGCGGGGTTGATTGCGAGACAGTTGAGGCGAtgcaaccctaacccggaGATGGGGTGAGGGGAGTGGTTGCTGGGGTGATTGAGCCGTTGTTGaacccccttttttgtcAAAGGTGACACTTAACGGCCACAAAGCGTTAGCTGTTGCAAGAGAACAGATAGTATATCGCTGCTATTTTTACCAATGGTACCGGATGCATACCTTTGACTAGCTCCCAGAGCAATTTTTAACAAAACCCGGGTCAATGCCCCCTTCGCTGTTTGCTTCCACAGACCACCTAGTTCCTCACCCTTCATTGATCCATGTCTAATAACACCCCACTTCGTACCTCTCTTCAGTTTATTTGAGCCCATCGTCGTCCCCTGCCTGCAACCCATCGTCCCCTGTTTGCAACCCGTCATCCCCTGCTTGCAACCCGTCATCCCCTACTTGCAAACCGTTATTTCCTGCTTGAAACCGGTTATTCCCTACTTGCAACCCGTTGTTCCCTATTTACAACCTTTCGTACCCTCCTTAATACCCTTAATACCCTCCATTCCCTTCTTAACCCCCATAGTTCCCTGCTTGCAACCCGTTATCCCCTGTTTGCAACCCTTGGTAACCTCATTGATACCTTTGATACCCTCTGTTCCCTTCTTGATACCCATAGTTCTCTTCCTCGAACCAATCCACCCTCATGTTAGCCTGCTGTCACCAAAATGACGGGCAATTGTTCGCATATCATGTCTTACCTCCTTGGCCAGGAATCCCATATGATGCTCCCATATATCCCGTCTCAAATGTCCCACTCGCGTGATTTGGCGCCGCCCTCTTTTTGGGATTTCCTACTTCCGCCGGGTCTGCCCCATCAACAGGTTGGGCAGACTTAGGCAGGGCAGTGGGGAGTTTGGCGTTCGGAATGGGCATCATGGGCCGAAGCTCACTGCTGAAATATTCCAGAACATTCATTGCCGCAAGGTAAATATGACGTTTATGAACACGGTGCCCGCAAACGCGGAGCAAGTCTTTCCATCTCTGGTCTCGGCCTGGCTTATGCGGGCCATCTCCAACAAACACTCTCCAGACGTGTGCGCTTGTCTTCATGATGAGAAACCCCAAAAAATCAAATTTCTTTTCGAGCACCTTGATTTCGAAATCGTTGGGTCCAGAAGGGCTGAGATCCTGCCGGTACATACCTATCGAGTTCCCAGGTCCCACTGTCAAGACTTTGCGAGTGTTTATCAAGGAGTCGTCGCCGAGTTGCCGCAACCTCCACATTTCTCTTGCGAGTGTTAGCGTTTGAGCGAACAGCTCTTCGTCCTGGTATGACTCGTAGGCCTTTTCCAGCTTGAGAAGCACGACCAGAAAGTACTCGAGGTTGTCGGTCTGCAGGCTCGCCATCCAACCGCGATGTTTAAGGATTACATAGTTGTTGGTCTCCACCATGTCTTGGTGCATATAGAACAAAACCTGGGCGTCTTGGTAGTCAAATCGACCGACCTCAGGTGTTACCGGTAGAAGAGACTATCGGACAAATCGGGTGAGTGAATGTCAGTGGCGTTTGAACCTTTCGGTAACGAGATCATTTGGGGGTAGATCTAGGATCAACATAGGAAGGACATTTCCGTTACCTGAAGCTCAAGACAGGCCAAGTTCCAGCATTTTTCCAGTGTCATACCGGTCGAGAACTGCCTCCATTCCGACAGCGTGGCAAACGCGGGAATCCCGTGCACGTCGTTTGCGttcatggtgatgatgtgtaTGTAATGTAGCTGCTAAGAAGTTTGACTTGGCGCCGTATGCAATTCTGGAGGAACGAATGACTGCAAAATAGCAATATCGACAaatgttttttttgggggtttgggggaggtgaggaaggcTTGTGATGTCGGCCAGAGTCGATGGGAAATCCGACACTCAAGCCTGGCCACTGACTACTTGGGTGACAACATTGCACCTTCTCAGAGCGATTTTGAGTTGCTTGACACAGCTGGAAGTTTCGAATATATGTCCTCCACACAGCCGCTTCCGTCACGAGATGTTTGTTCATGGTGAGTATCCACGCCAGCCAGAGTGGTGGCGCAACTCTCTGGGCAAGAGCTTCGATACGTGTGGTCGTGGCGGGATAGTTTGGTCGGGATTGAAGTTAAACAACTTGGCAGTATCTAGCCAGGGGGAAAGGGCGCACTGGCACCGGTACCAGTACAGGAATTGTTTACGGCATTGTTTGAGGAGTTGTTTTTGTGCAGGTATCTAGGTCGTGTTTTTGAGGAACCGAACTTTCTAACTCGTTTAGATACCCACTTTTGAGGGctacatcaacatcaaccaaatACTAAGCCCGCATGGCTCAGTGGTAGAGCGCATCACTAGTAATGATGAGGTCGTCAGTTCGA from Podospora pseudopauciseta strain CBS 411.78 chromosome 6, whole genome shotgun sequence includes:
- the ELC1 gene encoding elongin C (COG:K; BUSCO:EOG09265QTV; EggNog:ENOG503P56T) produces the protein MSDSKYITLISYDGFEFVVLREAALVSETIGAMLRGPFREAQTGRCEFGEIRGPVLEKVVEYFHYHYANRNQTDVPDMDIPVDICLELLMAADFLGLDSKPQMRDIS
- the rho4 gene encoding RHO4 protein (COG:S; EggNog:ENOG503NW37) encodes the protein MASSYQHRNSHYAHERHDSSASRRPTSERRDTRGTRSSDGTVSTFNSISTSSGRESAATAMTNEGPAYSKKIVVVGDGGCGKTCLLISYSQGYFPEKYVPTVFENYITYPTHPPTGKTVELALWDTAGQEEYDRLRPLSYPETDLIFVCFAIDCPNSLENVMDKWYPEVLHFCPYTPLILVGLKSDLRYKKTCIDMLKTQGLIPVTTQQGEAVAAKMGAQYMECSSKEMTGVEEIFERAILTVVANDRKTLEAEAVNGGGSVGDSSSGKKRGRSGTVSGQNIPGVGLAKKRKSKCLIM
- the DAD1 gene encoding Dolichyl-diphosphooligosaccharide-protein glycosyltransferase subunit dad1 (COG:S; EggNog:ENOG503P70A) codes for the protein MSQRQRSHSVSGPTAAAGEGGTREKTYFELQREELISEIAMSFEHVLANINKLNRSLEAVIAVGNEFSSVEALWSTFENVMAKEEEEEGDGQEGHDEGHDEAEEEGGDEMEGVEHEGDSRYEEEESRV